The Methylomonas montana DNA window CCATTTGCGACGAAGCCGATGCAATTTTGAAAGGCCCGATCGGTTTGAGTCACGAAGACTCCAAGCGTATTCCTATCGACGAGCAGCCGGAACGCGGCGCGCTGTTGCCGCTACGTCGCCGTTACAACACCTACGCCAACTTCCGGCCGGTGTCGCTGCCAAAATCCCTGGCGCATTTCTCGCCTTTGAAGCCGGAAATCATCGGCGAAGGCATCGACTTGATGATCGTCCGCGAATTGGTCGGCGGCCTGTATTTCGGCGAGAAAGAAATGGGCGTCAACGATGCCGGTTTGCGCTATGTCCGCGAAACGCTGGAATACGACGAAGCGCAAATTTTCCAAATCATGCAGCAAGCGTTCAAACTGGCCCGCAAGCGCCGAAAATTGTTGCACAACATCCATAAAAGTAACGTGCTGAAATCCAGCGTGTTGTGGAATGAAGTGATGGAAGAAGTGGCGAAAGAATATCCCGATGTACAAGTCGTGAATATGCTAGTCGATGCCGCCGCTACCGCGCTGTGCCTGAAACCCACCCAGTTCGACGTGATGGTGATGGAAAATATGTTCGGCGACATTCTCAGCGACCAGGGCGGCGGTATTTTGGGCTCCTTGGGCTTGATGCCATCGGCCTGCATCGGTCCCGACAAAGCCTATTACGAGCCCTCGCACGGTTCGGCGCCGGATATCGCCGGCAAAAACATCGCTAACCCGTATTCGATGATCGGTTCGGTGGCGATGATGCTGGAAAACAGCTTCGATATGGAAGCTGAAGCCAAAAACGTCTGGGCAGCGATGCAGGGCGTATTTGCCGACGGTTATTCCACCGCCGATTTGTCCAAGCCCGGCAGCGGCGTGACGATGATCAGCACTGTCGAGTTCGGCGATAAAGTGGTCGAAAAGCTGCGGCAAATGCCTAAAGTTTAACTGGCAGGCATTCAAGGGGATAGCCTGGCTATCCCCTATTTCTGATTTAAATATCCATAAACATCATCGGCAGCCCGTAAGTCAACACGAAATAGCTGAACGCCGAAATCACGCTACGACTGGTTTGATAGGCAAAAAACTGCCTGAAAATATAACTGACGATCGCGATATACCAAGCCACCAACAACACCGCGACGGCAATGGATATTTCCTCCCGACGTTCCCAGTGTTGCATCACCATCACGTAATCCAGCATTTCTCCGCCGATAGCTAGCGTCATGATAAAGTTTTCGCAGACAAAGATGGCCGTGTATACCTGATTGAATAAACGCCATTTTTTTGTCATCAGCAAGAATGCGCCGATGGTGGTGAACGCCATAAAGGTTCTTAATAACACTTCCAGCGTACCGTCGGCGGGATCGGCGATCAGACTTTCGACGACGATGCCGGAAATCAGGTAGAAAGCCACCACCTTCCACATGAAGGATTTGGGCGGCATTAAATCGAGGGGATTATTTCTAAAGAAGCAAAGAGCGAGGTATTTGAGTAATAAAGTCATGGTGCATAATTCTGCCGGCCTATGGGCAGTTATTGTGGTCGAAGCCTAGGGAGCGTTTTAGTCAGCCGCGCATTATCCGCTATCGCGAGCCTTTCTTGAAAAAACATTGCCTATCAACCGGGATTTTCCGGAAAACCTTGGTCGCCCCACATTATCTCTTGTTTAAAAACCTATCTGGTTTCAAAATTCGCGCATATTTAATCGCATAGGATCAATCGTCAGGCTTTCGCGCCGGACTGCATTAATTTGACAATCCGTTTCCGGTCTTCGGCGGGCAGTTGTTTCGCAAGACTTAACGCGTTTTCGCCGTCATCGGCTTTATCGCCAACCCGTGCGCCGCGCCGCAACAACGCCCGTACTACATCCGCCAGCGGTTCTTTGTGTCGGGCCGAGCGAGAAAAATCCTGATATTTCAGCGCATACATCAACGGCGTGTAACCGTGCTGATCCTTGGCATTGACTTCCACTCCCTTCTCGAGCAGCTTTTCGACTACATCGACACTTTTAGATGAACTCAGAGCCGCCATCAGCGGTGTCCCGCCGTTGTCAGCCGGCAAATTTGGGTCGGCACCACTCGCCAATAACAGGTCGACGATAGGCTCCGAGCCATACGGCACCTGACTGACAGCATGAGCCAGTACCGACACACCTTGTTTATCTTTGGCATGAATATCTGCGCCTTTGTCGATCAGAAAGCGTGCCGTTTCTTCATGCGTGAGAACCCACATCAACGGTGTCTGTCCGTCGTTGTCCCGTATATTGATGTCGGCACCTCGTTCCAGCAACAGCTTGGCAGTCGGGATATGATCGTCGCGAACGGCGTATACCAAAGCCGAGAATCCCGAGCCATCGTTTTCCTTGCCATTGACATCGACGCCGTGATCCAACAACAAGCCAATCACGGCAGTGTGACCGCGGAAGGCTGCGTCATGCAACGCACCGACACCTTCATCCGCACTGAGTTTGGCGCCATGCTCAAACAAGGTCCGCATCACTTCCGGATT harbors:
- the leuB gene encoding 3-isopropylmalate dehydrogenase, yielding MKHYKIAILAGDGIGPEITAEAVKVLKVIEERNDVTFELLPAAFGACAYFESGSAFPHQTKAICDEADAILKGPIGLSHEDSKRIPIDEQPERGALLPLRRRYNTYANFRPVSLPKSLAHFSPLKPEIIGEGIDLMIVRELVGGLYFGEKEMGVNDAGLRYVRETLEYDEAQIFQIMQQAFKLARKRRKLLHNIHKSNVLKSSVLWNEVMEEVAKEYPDVQVVNMLVDAAATALCLKPTQFDVMVMENMFGDILSDQGGGILGSLGLMPSACIGPDKAYYEPSHGSAPDIAGKNIANPYSMIGSVAMMLENSFDMEAEAKNVWAAMQGVFADGYSTADLSKPGSGVTMISTVEFGDKVVEKLRQMPKV